A single window of Leishmania panamensis strain MHOM/PA/94/PSC-1 chromosome 35 sequence DNA harbors:
- a CDS encoding phosphatidylinositolN-acetylglucosaminyltransfe ra sesubunit c, putative (TriTrypDB/GeneDB-style sysID: LpmP.35.1760), with the protein MSQQFTSSENLDSSQQQLEADRHVTSTEESSRTESRDYDHRSSEAERYDSHLAQHQRESSKQITSCNPQWRKVLYERQPFEDNYVDPQQFLEELSHNKDIKSYKYAAVVINTLAITQEISIVVLFCHAFMGVFTQSIGKYSLVVIDVLSVLAALVCYVFYQCHQGNCRATAERRASRSTRCSSPSRPPSQWVFHAWNFGRQVVSLVTMLILLSPILSTLTVTYSDDTIVTLSILTMSLHLLLTDYSYLNACTQRFDPNLSVNMAIYCVTLMASRISCPLASGALICFGIMCFSLSPIVRHLIRHYSFTAHVATTFGLVGLAIGCLTQIPILAILYTVTVLMISFGIPWLFVRMHSSVKTQINGPWDEAKPTNSAAAAEWANSGFLA; encoded by the coding sequence ATGTCACAACAGTTCACCTCTAGCGAAAACCTCGACTCatcccagcagcagctggaggcagATCGACACGTGACATCGACGGAGGAAAGCAGCAGGACAGAAAGCAGGGACTACGATCACCGCTCATCTGAGGCAGAACGTTACGACTCGCACCTCGCTCAGCATCAGCGCGAGTCATCTAAGCAGATCACCAGTTGTAACCCGCAGTGGCGTAAGGTGCTCTACGAGCGACAGCCCTTTGAGGACAACTACGTCGATCCACAGCAGTTCTTGGAGGAGCTGAGCCATAACAAGGACATCAAGAGCTACAAGTACGCAGCCGTCGTCATCAACACCCTCGCCATAACCCAGGAGATCTCCATTGTCGTGCTGTTCTGTCACGCCTTCATGGGTGTCTTCACGCAGTCTATCGGCAAGTACTCGCTCGTAGTGATTGACGTGCTGAGCGTTCTCGCCGCGCTTGTGTGCTACGTGTTTTACCAGTGCCACCAGGGCAACTGCAGGGCGACGGCGGAGCGACGTGCCAGTCGGAGCACCCGCTGTTCGTCACCGTCGCGGCCACCGTCGCAGTGGGTCTTTCACGCGTGGAACTTTGGCCGGCAGGTTGTCAGTCTCGTCACAATGCTCATCCTGCTCAGCCCCATCTTGAGCACTCTCACCGTCACCTACAGCGACGACACCATCGTGACGCTGTCCATCCTCACCATGTCTCTGCATTTGCTGTTGACCGACTACAGCTACTTGAACGCCTGCACCCAGCGCTTTGACCCCAACTTGTCCGTTAACATGGCCATCTACTGCGTGACCCTCATGGCCTCGCGCATCTCCTGCCCGCTAGCGAGCGGGGCCCTCATCTGCTTTGGCATcatgtgtttctctctctccccgaTCGTCCGTCACCTCATCAGGCACTACTCCTTCACTGCTCATGTCGCCACCACATTTGGCCTCGTTGGCCTAGCCATTGGGTGCCTGACCCAGATCCCGATTCTGGCCATCTTGTACACCGTGACAGTGCTTATGATCTCGTTTGGCATTCCGTGGCTGTTTGTACGcatgcacagcagcgtcaaGACTCAAATCAACGGTCCGTGGGACGAAGCGAAGCCCAccaacagcgctgccgcggcggagtGGGCGAACTCTGGCTTCCTGGCATGA